GCGGAGACGGTGGCGCGTAGGCTGTCCGGGCGGCCTGGCCGGGTTGATCTCCATCCGGCAGGTGGCCGCGAGTTGGTCCAAATGCCGGAAGGTGGCTGTCCGTGAGCATGATCACCGAGCGTTCCGTCAAGCGGCGGTCGCCCGGCGTGGCGGAGCCCGCGCCACGCGAGGAAGCGCGTCGCGGCCGGATGGCGGTGTTCCGGGGTTACCTGTCGCTGACCAAGCCGGCCATCGTCGAGCTGCTGCTGGTCACCACGGTGCCGACGATGATGCTCGCCGCCGGCGGCTGGCCTGACCTGGTCACCTTCTTCGCGGTGCTGGTCGGCGGCGCGCTGGCGGGCGGCGCGGCGAGCGCGCTCAACTGCTACATCGACCGCGACATCGACGTGCTGATGAAGCGGACCAAGCGGCGGCCGCTGCCCACCCACCAGATCACTCCGCGCGCGGTGCTGATCTTCGGGCTGACCCTCGCGGTGGTCTCGGTGGTGCTGATGGCAGTGCTGACCAACTGGCTGGCGACCGCGCTCACCGCGTTCTCGATCTTCTACTACGACGTGATCTACACGCTCTGGCTGAAGCGGCGCACCCCGGCCAACACGTTCTGGGGCGGCGTCTGCGGGGCGGCCCCGGTGGTCATCGGCTGGGCCGCGGTGACCGGATCGATCGCCCCGATGGGGTGGGCGCTGTTCGCAGTCGTCTTCTTCTGGCAAATGCCGCATTTCTACGCATTGGCCATCAAGTACAGGGACGACTATGCGCGGGCGGGCGTTCCGATGCTCCCCGTGGTGCGCTCGGCCGCCCGGGTGAACTTCGAGATCCTGCTTTACACGGTGCTCACCGTGGCGTTCTCGCTGATCGCCTGGCCGCTCGGCCGCGACCTGGGGCTGGGCTGGATCTACGGCGTGGCCGCGGTGCTCACCGGCGCGCTCTTCCTCGGCGAGTCGATCCGGCTGGTCCACCAGACCCGCAACGGCGGTCTGGTGAAGCCGATGCGCCTGTTCCAGCTCTCGATCACGTACCTGACGCTGCTCTTCATGGCCATCGCGGTCGATGCGCTGATCTGAGGTTGCGTTAAGTCAGCGGAGTAACGGGCATGTCGCACACGATGCCCGGATTGTGACCAGTGTCAACTACTGTCTGTCACTCGATAGGCGGATTCTAGCTACCTCGCAATTCGGGCGTAATTGGTGCATAACTATACGCCGAGCGCGGAAACCTGCTGGTAACTCCAATCACAAAAGCGCTCCGGAGTACCCCGTTGCACGTCGCTGATTGCTTAGGCTGCGGGGCATGGCAGAAGGTTCCGTAATGACGCTGACCTCCGAGATCAAGTCTTTCGCCGCCGGGCACGGCGGCGCCAAGGCGGTCATCGAGTACGTCGGTAAGCGCGGCGCCCGCATCGTCCTGGTCGGTGAGGACGGCGAGTGGTCCGACCAGTTCGCCCAGGACACCGGCGTTGCCCGGGAGGCCTGCGAGCACGCCGGCGTCCAGGTGGAGAACGAGTGGGAGCGCGAGCTCCTGGAGCAGATGCGTCCCAGCAACGACCTGTGGCGGTCGATGGCGCGCCGGAGCATGGCCCGCTGATGCCCACCCCGGACGCCCGGGTCGCCCTGGTCACCTGCGCCCACTTCCCCGACCTCTGGGAGGACGA
Above is a genomic segment from Actinoplanes ianthinogenes containing:
- a CDS encoding heme o synthase, with product MSMITERSVKRRSPGVAEPAPREEARRGRMAVFRGYLSLTKPAIVELLLVTTVPTMMLAAGGWPDLVTFFAVLVGGALAGGAASALNCYIDRDIDVLMKRTKRRPLPTHQITPRAVLIFGLTLAVVSVVLMAVLTNWLATALTAFSIFYYDVIYTLWLKRRTPANTFWGGVCGAAPVVIGWAAVTGSIAPMGWALFAVVFFWQMPHFYALAIKYRDDYARAGVPMLPVVRSAARVNFEILLYTVLTVAFSLIAWPLGRDLGLGWIYGVAAVLTGALFLGESIRLVHQTRNGGLVKPMRLFQLSITYLTLLFMAIAVDALI